In one window of Flavobacterium ginsengisoli DNA:
- a CDS encoding MmcQ/YjbR family DNA-binding protein: MNLETFYEYCLSKKGVSEHFPFDEDTLVFKVGGKMFALSSLSQWEKNEQSTNLKCDPERAQELRAEYDEIQPGFHMSKVHWNTVALNGGLPDKFVKELIDHSYELVFKSLTKKIQIEITDSR; this comes from the coding sequence ATGAATTTAGAAACGTTTTACGAATATTGTTTGTCGAAAAAAGGAGTAAGTGAGCACTTTCCTTTTGATGAAGATACGCTGGTTTTTAAAGTAGGCGGAAAAATGTTTGCTTTGTCTTCTCTTTCGCAATGGGAAAAAAATGAGCAATCGACAAATTTAAAATGTGATCCGGAACGCGCACAGGAACTCAGAGCAGAATATGACGAGATACAACCGGGTTTTCATATGAGTAAAGTACATTGGAATACTGTGGCTTTAAACGGAGGTTTGCCTGATAAATTCGTGAAAGAACTTATAGATCATTCGTACGAATTAGTTTTCAAAAGTTTGACAAAGAAAATTCAAATTGAAATAACCGACTCGAGATAA
- a CDS encoding PH domain-containing protein produces MKEQFKKFLNEEQDPKAIEKITSKLTDLLMKGEEVGYIAVQKKPAITVFPDSIILTNKRIIICTPKNLGLSMNFTDYTWDDITSSFVKENILGSEFSFSTNTDLILSIDYIPKIQARKMYTYAKEQLDLLKNPVQAAAPVQEIVEEAEVEDEIEEIETEEVTSFAEILPAAPAVTETYEPLPTQPTQTAGERRLSDLSKEELFDKLQNYKKLLDNGLIMQGEYDAYKKEILSYM; encoded by the coding sequence ATGAAAGAACAATTTAAAAAATTTCTGAACGAAGAACAAGATCCAAAAGCGATTGAAAAAATCACTTCGAAACTTACAGATTTATTAATGAAAGGCGAAGAGGTTGGATATATCGCAGTGCAGAAAAAACCCGCTATTACTGTTTTTCCAGATAGTATAATCTTAACCAATAAACGTATTATTATTTGCACGCCTAAAAATTTAGGTCTTTCAATGAATTTTACAGATTATACTTGGGATGATATTACAAGCTCATTTGTAAAAGAAAATATTTTAGGTTCTGAATTTTCATTTAGCACTAATACTGACCTGATTCTTTCTATAGATTATATTCCGAAAATTCAGGCTAGAAAAATGTACACCTATGCTAAAGAACAATTAGATTTATTAAAAAATCCTGTTCAAGCAGCGGCTCCGGTTCAAGAAATTGTGGAAGAAGCAGAAGTTGAAGACGAAATAGAAGAAATAGAAACTGAAGAAGTAACTAGCTTTGCTGAAATTTTACCAGCTGCGCCAGCTGTTACAGAAACTTACGAACCACTTCCAACTCAGCCAACTCAAACAGCTGGAGAACGCAGATTAAGTGATTTATCTAAAGAAGAACTTTTTGATAAATTACAGAATTACAAAAAACTTCTTGACAATGGTCTAATCATGCAAGGAGAATATGATGCTTATAAAAAAGAGATTTTAAGCTATATGTAG
- a CDS encoding DUF4407 domain-containing protein: MLKQFFILCSGVDRDILKDCSEGEQTKYVGIGATVFFTAVMAFLASAYALFTVFDSIYPALIFGFVWSLLIFNLDRFIVSTIKKRDRFLDEFLQATPRIALAIIIAIVISKPLEIKIFEKEINTVLLKEKNEMELANKKQIGTYFKTDLDKNKAEIAALKADIVKKEKEVNDLYSVYITEAEGTAGTKKLGKGPVYKEKREKHDAALKEFETLKKTNEAKISEKEKAGVQLQADLDKKVSQTQPIIEGFDGLMARINALNKLPWLPSFFIMLLFLAIETSPIIAKLLAPKGEFDFKQEEAETAMKATLAQNKYQRDLLIKTSAEMHDRVYADIAEDKGLFDLQRKNAKELLELQSHKFVEKQKATL; this comes from the coding sequence ATGTTAAAACAATTTTTTATTCTATGTTCAGGAGTCGACCGAGACATCCTGAAAGACTGCTCAGAAGGCGAACAAACCAAATATGTTGGTATTGGAGCCACGGTGTTCTTTACAGCAGTAATGGCTTTTCTAGCCAGTGCTTATGCACTTTTTACCGTTTTCGATTCTATTTATCCAGCTTTAATTTTCGGATTTGTTTGGAGTTTACTAATCTTCAATTTAGACCGATTCATTGTTTCTACTATTAAGAAAAGAGATCGTTTCTTAGACGAATTTTTGCAAGCAACTCCGCGTATTGCTTTGGCTATTATTATTGCTATTGTAATTTCGAAACCTTTGGAAATTAAAATCTTCGAAAAAGAAATCAATACCGTTTTGCTTAAAGAGAAAAACGAAATGGAATTGGCCAACAAGAAACAAATTGGAACGTATTTCAAAACAGATTTAGATAAAAATAAAGCTGAGATTGCGGCATTAAAAGCTGATATTGTAAAGAAAGAAAAAGAAGTAAACGATTTGTATTCGGTTTATATTACCGAAGCCGAAGGAACTGCGGGAACTAAGAAATTAGGAAAAGGCCCAGTTTATAAAGAAAAGAGAGAAAAGCATGATGCGGCTCTGAAAGAATTCGAAACGCTGAAAAAGACCAACGAAGCTAAAATTTCCGAAAAAGAAAAAGCAGGCGTACAGCTTCAAGCCGATTTAGACAAAAAGGTTTCGCAAACACAGCCAATCATTGAAGGTTTCGATGGATTAATGGCGCGTATTAATGCATTGAATAAACTGCCTTGGCTGCCATCATTTTTTATTATGCTGTTGTTTCTGGCAATTGAAACATCACCTATTATTGCTAAATTATTAGCACCAAAAGGAGAATTCGACTTCAAGCAAGAAGAAGCCGAAACAGCAATGAAAGCAACATTGGCACAAAATAAATACCAACGTGATTTACTGATAAAAACAAGCGCCGAAATGCATGATAGAGTCTACGCTGACATTGCAGAAGACAAAGGATTATTTGACCTTCAGCGAAAGAATGCAAAAGAATTGCTAGAACTGCAATCGCATAAATTTGTAGAAAAACAGAAGGCGACTTTATAA
- a CDS encoding TonB-dependent receptor, which produces MKNFYLLTAFFLFAFTGFAQKAIISGKILDADDKLPLPGAMVQIVGEKKYTVSDYNGRFELLNINEGTYKVEVKYIGYATLTQEIKVEQGKNNVIDFALKASENELKEVVVGDILKGQAKALNQQKNNKNIGNVISSDQMGRFPDANVGDALKRVPGITMQNDQGEARNIIIRGLAPSLNSVTLNGDRIPSAEGDNRNVQMDLIPSDMISTIEVNKTLTSDMDADAIGGSVNLITRATPNGERISATLAGGYLPIRDHASYTAGFVYGNRFANDKLGVVFSGSYNNVDYGSDNIENEWVKDDFGNQYLQASEIRKYDVQRIRRSASVALDYKFNDNNTIFANAIYNWRDDRENRFRTTYDDIEPLYNGEEIVGFEGRVKRQTKGGLDNSRNKNRRLEDQRVQNYSIRGEHLINSTLDLDWSANYAKAREYRPGERYIEYRQKGLEMFEDLSDIRFPLITTVGESVDEFKFDSVTENTDETSESEFGAKVNIRFPFSVIAGEKGRLRTGLRLRLKEKERNNMFYSYTPLNDDMELLSQVPTSYYDGKDFNPGSKYVPGTFASASFLGSLDLNNASLFEKEADPAEYLAVNYNAKERITAAYVRWDQDFNDKLSMVLGFRMENTHIDYTGNRVLDEEELESKINNTNSYTNLLPSISFQYNATKDLVLRAAATTALARPNYYALAPYVNNIAADKEITAGNPDLKATYSYNYDFMAENYFKSVGLISGGVFYKRLNDFIYNYSDNQYTDAKFAADFPNQVNPIPAGENWSFLQSRNGKNVDVYGFEVAFQRQLDFLPGKFLKGFAIYLNYTYTQSKAKGIADEDGNERNDISLPGTTPHMFNGSLSWENKRFSARISTNFTSDYLDELGSESYKDSYYDKQFFLDANVAYKITPKLRFFAEANNLTNQPLRYYQGVAAHTKQAEYYQPRYNFGLKLDL; this is translated from the coding sequence ATGAAAAATTTTTATCTATTAACAGCATTCTTTTTATTCGCCTTTACAGGTTTTGCACAGAAAGCGATTATATCTGGAAAGATATTAGACGCCGATGACAAACTGCCTCTTCCTGGAGCTATGGTTCAAATTGTAGGCGAGAAAAAATACACCGTTTCTGATTATAACGGTCGTTTCGAGTTATTAAATATTAACGAAGGAACTTACAAAGTTGAAGTAAAATATATTGGATATGCTACTTTAACTCAAGAAATAAAAGTAGAGCAAGGAAAAAACAATGTAATTGACTTTGCTCTTAAAGCTTCTGAAAATGAATTGAAAGAAGTTGTTGTTGGAGACATCTTAAAAGGTCAAGCAAAAGCGCTGAACCAACAAAAGAACAACAAAAACATCGGAAACGTAATTTCTTCTGACCAAATGGGACGTTTTCCTGATGCTAACGTTGGAGATGCTTTAAAACGTGTTCCTGGTATTACAATGCAAAATGACCAAGGTGAAGCGCGTAACATCATTATTAGAGGTTTAGCTCCGTCTTTGAACTCTGTAACTTTAAATGGTGACAGAATTCCATCTGCAGAAGGAGACAATAGAAACGTACAAATGGACTTAATTCCATCTGATATGATTTCTACTATCGAAGTAAACAAAACGCTTACATCAGATATGGATGCCGATGCAATTGGAGGTTCTGTAAACTTAATTACAAGAGCAACTCCAAACGGAGAAAGAATTTCTGCAACTCTTGCTGGAGGATATTTGCCAATTCGTGACCACGCTTCTTACACTGCTGGTTTTGTTTACGGTAACCGTTTTGCTAATGATAAACTTGGAGTAGTTTTTAGCGGATCTTACAACAATGTTGATTACGGTTCTGATAACATCGAAAACGAATGGGTAAAAGATGATTTTGGAAATCAATATTTACAAGCTTCAGAAATTAGAAAATATGATGTACAACGTATCCGTCGTAGTGCTTCTGTTGCTTTAGATTATAAATTCAACGATAACAATACGATTTTTGCTAATGCAATCTACAACTGGAGAGATGATAGAGAAAACCGTTTTAGAACTACTTACGATGATATCGAACCTCTCTATAATGGTGAAGAAATTGTTGGTTTTGAAGGTCGTGTAAAACGTCAGACAAAAGGAGGTTTAGACAATAGCAGAAATAAAAACAGAAGGTTAGAAGACCAAAGAGTACAAAATTATTCTATTCGTGGAGAGCATTTAATCAACTCTACATTAGATTTAGATTGGTCTGCTAACTATGCAAAAGCAAGAGAATACCGTCCGGGTGAGCGTTACATCGAATACCGCCAAAAAGGTTTAGAAATGTTCGAAGATTTATCTGATATCAGATTTCCTTTAATAACAACTGTTGGAGAATCTGTTGACGAATTTAAATTTGACTCGGTTACTGAAAACACAGACGAAACAAGCGAAAGCGAGTTTGGTGCAAAAGTAAATATCCGTTTCCCTTTCTCTGTAATTGCTGGAGAAAAAGGAAGATTGAGAACTGGTCTTAGACTTCGTTTAAAAGAAAAAGAAAGAAACAATATGTTCTATTCTTATACTCCGCTAAACGATGATATGGAATTATTATCTCAAGTTCCAACAAGTTATTATGACGGAAAAGATTTTAATCCAGGAAGCAAATATGTACCAGGAACTTTTGCTTCAGCTTCTTTCTTAGGAAGTTTAGATTTGAATAATGCTTCTCTATTCGAAAAAGAAGCAGATCCAGCAGAATATTTAGCTGTAAACTATAATGCTAAAGAAAGAATTACTGCTGCTTACGTAAGATGGGATCAGGATTTTAACGATAAACTTTCTATGGTTTTAGGTTTCCGTATGGAAAACACGCACATTGACTACACAGGAAACCGTGTATTAGACGAAGAAGAATTGGAAAGCAAAATCAACAACACCAACTCTTACACTAATTTATTGCCAAGCATTTCATTCCAATACAATGCAACAAAAGATTTAGTTTTAAGAGCAGCTGCTACAACAGCTTTAGCTAGACCTAACTATTACGCATTAGCTCCTTATGTAAACAATATCGCTGCAGATAAAGAAATTACAGCTGGAAATCCAGATCTTAAAGCTACATACTCATACAATTATGATTTCATGGCAGAGAACTATTTCAAATCTGTTGGTTTAATTTCTGGAGGCGTTTTCTACAAAAGATTAAATGATTTCATTTACAACTACAGCGACAATCAATATACTGATGCGAAATTTGCCGCAGATTTCCCTAATCAAGTAAACCCAATTCCTGCGGGAGAAAACTGGTCGTTCTTACAATCAAGAAATGGAAAAAATGTTGATGTTTACGGATTTGAAGTTGCGTTCCAACGCCAATTAGATTTCTTGCCTGGTAAATTCTTAAAAGGTTTTGCAATCTACTTAAACTATACTTATACACAATCTAAAGCAAAAGGTATTGCTGATGAGGATGGAAACGAAAGAAACGACATCAGTCTTCCTGGAACAACACCTCACATGTTTAACGGATCTTTATCTTGGGAAAATAAACGTTTCTCTGCAAGAATCTCAACCAACTTTACATCTGATTATTTAGATGAATTAGGTTCTGAGTCTTACAAAGACAGTTACTACGATAAACAGTTTTTCTTAGATGCAAATGTCGCTTATAAAATCACTCCAAAATTGCGCTTTTTTGCAGAAGCTAATAACTTAACAAACCAACCGTTACGTTACTACCAAGGAGTTGCTGCACATACAAAACAAGCAGAATACTACCAGCCACGTTACAATTTCGGATTGAAATTAGACTTGTAA
- a CDS encoding phytase — protein MKNKSLVAFLLLSLAFTACKNDKLAPVQPNAVKPTIVTEALPHDTDDPSIWINPTDASKSIIVGTDKDTDGGLYAFDLNGKILKKSIPLKRPNNVDIAYGLIIDGKKVDVAVTTEREENKIRIFSLPDLEPIDNGGIPVFEGETQRDPMGISLYTRPSDGKIFAIVGRKTGPSGSYLWQYELSGNGKFVTAKVVRKFGTYSGKKEIEAIAVDNELGFVYYCDEQAGIRKYKADPALNDNKELAFFGQKDFKADHEGIAIYKKTDSTGYILVSNQQANSFMVYPRESANGNPNNHPLLAEVPTSTIECDGADATSVNLGPKFKNGLFVAMSNGMTFHYYTWDLIQKRIDEAKK, from the coding sequence ATGAAAAATAAATCTTTAGTCGCTTTTTTACTTTTAAGCTTAGCCTTTACAGCTTGCAAAAACGATAAATTAGCGCCAGTTCAGCCAAACGCAGTAAAACCTACAATTGTTACAGAAGCACTTCCACACGACACAGATGATCCTTCAATCTGGATCAATCCAACTGATGCTTCAAAGAGTATTATTGTTGGAACAGATAAAGATACAGACGGAGGTTTGTACGCTTTTGATTTGAATGGAAAAATCCTTAAAAAATCAATTCCGCTAAAACGTCCGAACAACGTTGATATCGCTTACGGATTAATTATTGACGGAAAAAAAGTAGATGTTGCAGTAACAACTGAACGTGAAGAAAACAAAATCAGAATTTTCAGTTTACCTGATTTAGAGCCAATTGATAACGGCGGAATTCCTGTTTTTGAAGGAGAAACGCAACGCGATCCGATGGGAATTTCTTTGTACACTCGTCCATCTGATGGGAAAATTTTTGCTATTGTAGGAAGAAAAACAGGCCCTTCTGGAAGTTATTTATGGCAATATGAACTTTCTGGAAACGGAAAATTTGTCACTGCAAAAGTGGTTCGCAAATTCGGAACATATAGTGGTAAAAAAGAAATTGAGGCTATTGCAGTAGACAACGAATTAGGTTTTGTGTACTATTGCGATGAACAAGCTGGAATAAGAAAATACAAAGCAGACCCAGCTTTAAACGATAATAAAGAATTGGCTTTCTTTGGTCAAAAAGATTTCAAAGCAGACCACGAAGGAATCGCGATCTACAAAAAAACAGATTCTACAGGATATATTTTAGTATCTAACCAGCAGGCAAATTCTTTTATGGTTTACCCAAGAGAAAGCGCCAACGGAAATCCAAACAATCATCCGTTATTAGCTGAAGTTCCAACTTCTACAATTGAATGTGATGGTGCTGATGCTACTAGTGTAAATTTAGGCCCAAAATTCAAAAACGGACTTTTCGTAGCGATGAGTAATGGAATGACTTTCCACTATTATACTTGGGATTTAATTCAAAAACGAATTGACGAAGCTAAAAAATAA
- the pckA gene encoding phosphoenolpyruvate carboxykinase (ATP) — MDTNTVFAQSISLKELGIENAKVRYQLSADELHAITLQSGQGVENSTGALAINTGEFTGRSPQDRFIVKDDITKDQVWWGNVNIPFEPQAFEKLYNKVTAFLSDKEVFVRDSYVCSDPNYRLNVRVVTETAWSNLFCYNMFLRPEDSELANFTPEWTVVCAPSFMADPAVDGTRQSNFAILDFTKKIALIGGTGYTGEMKKGIFSALNFILPVFKNTLPMHCSANVGEAGDTAIFFGLSGTGKTTLSADPERKLIGDDEHGWTNENTVFNFEGGCYAKVINLTEENEPDIFRAIKKGALLENVVFKAGTNVVDFDDVSITQNTRVSYPITHIDNVQPGLVGHNPKNIFFLTADSFGILPPISRLTPGQAAYHFISGYTAKVAGTEAGVTEPQPNFSACFGAPFMPLHPTRYAEMLSKKMKDAGVKVWLINTGWTGGAYGTGSRMKLKYTRAMITAALKGELNDVAFKNHEVFGIEIPQDCPNVPVEILNPRNTWEDKDLYDKKALELAHKFKANFAKFEEFANAEILAGAPITE; from the coding sequence ATGGACACTAATACAGTTTTCGCGCAATCGATTTCGTTAAAAGAGCTAGGAATTGAAAATGCAAAAGTTCGTTATCAACTATCTGCAGATGAATTACATGCGATTACTTTGCAGTCAGGTCAAGGTGTTGAAAATTCTACTGGAGCGTTAGCAATTAATACAGGTGAATTTACAGGCCGTTCTCCACAAGATCGTTTTATCGTAAAAGATGATATTACAAAAGATCAAGTTTGGTGGGGAAATGTAAATATCCCATTTGAGCCCCAAGCTTTTGAAAAGCTTTATAATAAGGTAACAGCATTTTTATCAGACAAAGAAGTTTTTGTTCGCGACTCTTATGTTTGTTCTGATCCAAATTATAGATTGAATGTACGTGTTGTAACAGAAACTGCTTGGTCAAACTTGTTTTGCTACAATATGTTCTTACGTCCAGAAGATTCAGAACTGGCTAATTTTACTCCAGAATGGACAGTAGTTTGTGCTCCAAGTTTTATGGCAGATCCTGCTGTAGACGGAACACGCCAGTCTAATTTTGCTATTTTAGATTTTACTAAAAAAATTGCATTAATTGGAGGAACAGGTTATACAGGAGAAATGAAAAAAGGAATTTTCTCTGCATTAAACTTTATTCTTCCGGTTTTCAAAAATACACTTCCAATGCACTGTAGCGCCAATGTTGGTGAAGCAGGAGATACAGCAATCTTCTTCGGATTGTCTGGTACTGGTAAAACAACTTTATCTGCAGATCCAGAGCGTAAATTAATCGGAGATGATGAGCACGGCTGGACAAACGAAAACACTGTTTTCAATTTTGAAGGCGGATGTTATGCAAAAGTGATTAATTTAACAGAAGAAAATGAACCAGATATTTTTAGAGCAATCAAAAAAGGAGCGCTTTTAGAAAATGTGGTTTTCAAAGCAGGAACAAACGTAGTTGATTTTGACGATGTTTCTATTACACAAAATACACGTGTAAGTTACCCAATTACACATATTGATAATGTTCAGCCAGGTTTGGTTGGACACAATCCAAAAAATATATTTTTCTTAACAGCAGATTCTTTCGGAATTTTGCCTCCAATTTCAAGATTGACTCCAGGTCAGGCAGCGTACCACTTTATTTCTGGTTATACAGCAAAAGTTGCAGGAACAGAAGCTGGTGTAACAGAGCCTCAACCTAATTTCTCTGCTTGTTTTGGAGCGCCATTTATGCCTTTGCATCCAACGCGTTATGCTGAAATGTTGAGCAAAAAAATGAAAGATGCAGGAGTAAAAGTTTGGTTAATCAATACAGGATGGACTGGAGGAGCTTACGGAACAGGAAGCCGTATGAAGCTTAAATATACTCGTGCTATGATTACTGCTGCATTAAAAGGAGAATTAAACGATGTAGCGTTTAAAAATCATGAAGTATTTGGAATTGAAATTCCTCAAGATTGTCCAAATGTTCCAGTGGAAATTTTAAATCCTAGAAATACTTGGGAAGACAAAGATTTATACGATAAAAAAGCGTTGGAATTAGCACATAAATTCAAAGCTAATTTCGCCAAATTTGAAGAGTTTGCAAATGCTGAAATCTTAGCAGGTGCACCGATTACAGAATAA
- a CDS encoding DUF423 domain-containing protein has protein sequence MKRRIVLTGAFIGMLAIILGAFGAHLLKKYLSVDQLNTFEVGVRYQMYHALFLLFLSTQKELAEKTLKTIYNFVVAGVVLFSGSIYLLATKDYTLFESKIIVFATPVGGFLLIIAWTLLFFTILKRKS, from the coding sequence ATGAAAAGAAGAATCGTTTTAACAGGAGCTTTTATTGGTATGTTAGCTATTATTTTGGGTGCTTTTGGTGCTCATTTATTAAAAAAATATCTTTCGGTTGACCAATTAAATACTTTTGAAGTTGGTGTTCGTTACCAAATGTATCACGCTCTATTTCTTCTGTTTTTATCTACACAAAAAGAACTTGCAGAAAAGACCTTAAAAACAATCTATAATTTCGTTGTTGCAGGTGTTGTTCTTTTTAGCGGTTCGATCTATTTATTGGCAACAAAAGACTATACTTTGTTTGAATCTAAAATTATAGTATTCGCAACTCCAGTGGGTGGTTTTCTATTAATTATTGCCTGGACGCTATTATTCTTTACGATTTTGAAGAGAAAATCATAA
- a CDS encoding saccharopine dehydrogenase family protein, protein MRNILIFGAGRSASSLIRYLLSKSNEEQLHLTVADLSLHLAKAKTQNHPNATPLALDIFNADERRKAIASASIVISMLPAHLHIEIAKDCLEFKKHLVTASYISDAMQALNEEAIKNNLIFMNEIGLDPGIDHMSAMKVIDEIRSKGGKMILFESFCGGLVAPESDNNLWNYKFTWAPRNVVLAGQGGAAKFIQEGTYKYIPYSALFRRTEFLEVEDYGKFEAYSNRDSLKYRSVYGLDDILTLYRGTIRRVGFSRAWNMFVQLGMTDDSYIIEDSENMSYRQFINSFLPYHPTDSAEIKTRLILKIDQDDIMWDKLLELDLFNPNKKVNLPKATPAQILEKILTDSWALEPEDKDMIVMYHKFGYELNGEKKQIDSKMVCIGDDQTYTAMAKTVGLPVAIATLLILNGKITTPGVQLPIKKEVYEPILKELEEYGVIFNEQNVPYFGYNPDLF, encoded by the coding sequence ATGAGAAACATTTTAATATTTGGAGCAGGAAGATCTGCATCGTCTTTGATTCGATATTTATTATCGAAATCTAATGAAGAACAACTACATTTAACGGTAGCTGACCTTTCATTGCATCTTGCGAAAGCAAAGACACAAAATCATCCAAACGCCACTCCGCTTGCCTTAGATATTTTTAATGCCGACGAAAGAAGAAAAGCTATCGCAAGTGCTTCGATAGTAATTTCAATGCTTCCGGCGCATCTGCATATCGAAATCGCAAAAGACTGCCTTGAATTCAAAAAACATCTTGTTACAGCTTCCTACATAAGCGATGCCATGCAGGCTTTAAACGAAGAAGCCATCAAAAACAATCTGATTTTTATGAACGAAATCGGCCTCGATCCAGGCATCGATCATATGAGCGCCATGAAAGTCATTGACGAAATCAGATCTAAAGGCGGTAAAATGATTTTGTTTGAATCTTTCTGCGGAGGTTTAGTAGCTCCAGAATCTGATAATAATTTATGGAACTACAAATTTACTTGGGCACCAAGAAATGTAGTTTTGGCTGGTCAGGGCGGTGCAGCGAAGTTTATTCAGGAAGGCACTTATAAATACATTCCGTACAGTGCTTTGTTTAGAAGAACTGAATTTCTGGAAGTAGAAGACTACGGGAAATTTGAAGCCTATTCTAATCGCGATTCTCTTAAATACCGTTCGGTTTATGGTTTAGATGATATTCTTACCTTATATAGAGGAACCATTAGAAGGGTTGGTTTTTCTAGAGCTTGGAACATGTTTGTACAGCTCGGTATGACAGATGACAGCTACATTATAGAAGATTCTGAAAACATGAGCTATCGTCAGTTTATCAATTCTTTTCTACCGTATCATCCAACAGATTCAGCTGAAATTAAAACACGTTTGATCTTAAAAATCGATCAAGACGATATTATGTGGGATAAACTTCTGGAATTGGATTTATTTAACCCAAACAAAAAAGTAAATCTTCCTAAAGCCACTCCAGCTCAGATTTTAGAAAAAATCTTAACTGACAGCTGGGCTCTTGAACCAGAAGATAAAGATATGATTGTGATGTATCACAAATTTGGTTATGAACTAAATGGAGAAAAGAAACAAATCGATTCTAAAATGGTTTGTATTGGCGATGACCAAACTTATACCGCAATGGCAAAAACAGTCGGACTTCCGGTTGCTATTGCTACATTATTGATTTTAAACGGAAAAATTACAACTCCAGGTGTACAACTTCCTATTAAAAAGGAAGTTTACGAACCTATTTTGAAAGAGTTAGAAGAATATGGGGTCATTTTTAACGAACAAAATGTACCTTATTTTGGTTACAATCCAGATTTGTTTTAG
- a CDS encoding M56 family metallopeptidase, with translation MFRFNRVYLIGSLIFSLVIPLQLFSIASFFPSKIKTIQLDEIMIVSNQSILNKVSYNEILYFFLGAIYVLIATILLIRFAINVSSFFLKMKKNSVQFIDNQKLVLMKESILPHSFWNAIFISKEDFTNGKIPSELIAHEKAHLQEKHTLDILFVEFLQIVFWFNPMFVLFEKAIKLNHEFLADEAVNKQFDEVKSYQNLLLQFASNKHTVVLASTINYQITKKRLLMMTKEKSPIAMVLKVTSVTVVSFLLLIAFNSEATAQTSFNGKNSIGVNEKADVKQPQFPGGIEKFYMFVGQNFKMPKEFSKQKIDGKLFIEFMVEKDGSLSEFKIVKDLGYGAGEEAIRVLKLSPKWIPATENGQAVRVLYSLPITLQSEK, from the coding sequence ATGTTTCGTTTTAATCGTGTCTATCTTATCGGAAGTTTGATTTTTAGTCTAGTTATTCCGCTGCAATTGTTTTCGATTGCATCATTTTTTCCGTCAAAAATTAAAACAATTCAGCTGGATGAAATAATGATTGTGTCTAATCAATCAATCTTAAACAAAGTTTCATACAATGAAATCCTATATTTCTTTTTAGGTGCAATTTATGTTCTTATTGCAACAATTTTACTGATTCGATTTGCTATAAATGTTTCTTCTTTTTTCTTGAAAATGAAAAAGAATTCGGTACAATTTATAGACAATCAGAAACTTGTTTTAATGAAAGAATCGATTTTGCCACACTCTTTCTGGAATGCTATTTTTATTAGTAAAGAAGATTTTACAAATGGAAAAATTCCATCAGAATTAATCGCTCATGAAAAAGCACATTTGCAGGAAAAACATACTTTAGATATTCTTTTTGTTGAGTTTTTGCAAATCGTATTTTGGTTTAATCCGATGTTTGTTTTGTTTGAAAAAGCCATAAAGCTCAATCATGAGTTTTTGGCCGATGAAGCCGTAAACAAACAATTTGATGAAGTTAAAAGCTATCAGAACTTATTGTTGCAATTTGCTTCAAATAAACATACTGTCGTTTTAGCAAGTACTATCAATTATCAAATAACCAAAAAACGTTTGCTTATGATGACTAAAGAAAAATCGCCAATTGCAATGGTTTTAAAAGTGACTTCTGTAACTGTTGTTTCTTTTTTATTGTTAATTGCTTTTAATTCGGAAGCTACTGCGCAAACCAGTTTTAATGGAAAAAACAGTATTGGTGTTAATGAAAAGGCAGATGTTAAACAACCACAATTTCCTGGCGGAATAGAAAAGTTCTATATGTTTGTGGGACAGAATTTTAAAATGCCAAAAGAATTTTCGAAACAAAAAATAGACGGCAAGCTTTTTATTGAGTTTATGGTTGAAAAAGATGGAAGTTTGTCTGAATTTAAAATTGTAAAAGATTTAGGATATGGAGCAGGAGAGGAAGCAATAAGAGTTTTGAAACTTTCGCCAAAATGGATTCCAGCAACTGAAAATGGTCAAGCTGTTCGAGTGTTGTATTCATTGCCTATAACGCTTCAAAGTGAGAAGTAG